Genomic segment of Bacteroides stercoris ATCC 43183:
CATCGGCACGTCTGTAACCTTACTTCGTGCCATTGCCTGCCTTTATTTTTTCCAGCAAGGAATTGTATTGTAGCAACTCATCCGTAGTAAGAGCCGACAAATCCATGCTGTTGTTGGTTACTTGTGCGTTTACTTCGCTCTCTATCTGTTGGGTGGGTTTACCGAAAACCCTATCAAACAGACTATCTACCGTATAAGTCCTACCATAGCGAATATCTGCGTTAATGGCAGACACCACATTTAGCACCCACACGGGCGTTTTCTTGTTGGGCGTTCCGTCTTTGTTCTTAACCAACCCCTCCAAAGTTTCGGGCGTACTTTCCATCAAGAAACGGATAACCTTATAGTAGTCCTCTTTGCTCATTTCCGGAGCTACCTTTTTGCCCGTAATATCTTTGATGTATTTATACACGGACGGCTTCCTACCCGAATTTTTGGGTTGGTTATCAGATGAAAATCTATTCCCTATTTTATTTCCTTTCTCAAAAAGTGCCATCCGTTGATTTATCGTTGGTTTATGTGTTCTATAAACACACTTACGAAGTAAAGAAAATCGGATAGCGTGATACCGTCCGATTCCCTTTACCCGGTTAATTATTCTATGATACTCTCTTGTGCCTTGTACTTATCCCAAAACCAAAGGATGGTATCACCGCCCTTTTCGTCTATCATTTCATCGTAGGCATCCAATTCCTCCAAAAGGGCGTTTGCCTTGTCAATTACCGAAGTGAGATGCTTTTGCTGATAATCATCAGCATTCCAAACCTCGATTTCACCATTTAATTGCTGCTTGATTACCTTAATCTCATCAGCGGTTAATTCTATCTTCTCCATGTTGCATTGAATTAATTTAAGCAAAAATACCTCTATAGTTTGTATTTCTTGCAGATTTCCTTTACTTTCTTGGTATATTTATCACTTTTACCATGTATCGCTTTAGTAACGGTTTCAGCCCAGAACTCCGACACATTGGTTTCCGCATACTTTCCATACCCGGATTTCTTATTGTCTTTCTTCCAAGACTTAAATAATTTATTCACTTCCTTTCCAGCCGCTTTTTGGTTTGCCCCTGTCATATTTGCATTCCATGTAGCGTGCGCCAGCTCATGCGTTACGGTATGGGCTACCGCTTTGTTGGTTTTCGTACTCCACCCACTCGCATAGCCTCTCTTGTGTGAGGCTTCCACAGCTTTTTTCGTTTGCATGAAATGCTTTTTGTTAAGGTAAACACCCTCTGACTTCCCATTAGCCGTAACGTGTACGCCATAAGTGCCAGCCGATAGTTCTGCCAACTTTACATTCTTTTGCCTTACACCAAGTACGGAATGATAGCGTGAAATAGCTTCTTTGGTTGCCTTATACAGAGCCGGGTCTTTCATGTTTACCAAAGGCTCAGGCTTACCAACAGAGCCTTTATATGTTGCATCACCCGGTTGCAGTCCTCCACGTGTTCCACTTGAATTTCGTCCCATAATACTTTACTTCTTTTTTGCGTTAATAAAATCTGTGACGTACAACAGCCCATGTTCACGGCAGAACTTCTGAATTTCCGTACCCCCACCATAAACGATAAGGTTTGGTTTTTCAAGCCCGCTTATTTCTTGGGCTACTTGCAAATCAGATTTAAGGCTTTCCATCCAACCGTCCAGCCCACGGGTAAAGAAAGCATTATATCCTTTGGGAATACCCATTTTGTTGTACTCAATAAACTTGTGAGAAACATTCAAGTCAGCATAAACCTTGATTCCGCATTCCTGGAAGTAACGAGAAAGCCAACGTTTCTTGTAAATAAGCTGAATGCCCCACGCTACAGGCGTTTGGTCGTGGCAACTACAATTCGGCTCTACCACCGCCTTGCATCCGCTTGTGAGTAAATTTATCGGGTCTTTGAAAAGAGCCTCAAAGCGATAATCGTCCACATAGAAATGATATGTCGCCACATCTTTACGCAAACGGCTGTTAGCACCCCACGGAGATAAAGGCAATTCTACCTTTCCAGCTTGCATATCCAATAAGAGATTGGGAATTTCAAAGACGTTATCGCTTTCATAAAGAACGTCCTTAAACATGGAACGGTAGAAAGATTCCTTTTCGGCTTCTTCCTCGCTTTGTTCCTCATCGTCCATTTCTTCCTCTGTGCTTTGGTCGGCTTCCGTTTCCTCTGCCTCTTTAGCCGCTTTCTTCTTACCCTTTCCGGGCTTCTCATCATCGGATGGAAAATCAAGCCCAATAAAGCCGAAATCTACATCTTTCCAAAACTCATCCATTTGTAAGGCATTGTAAGCCCAATCGCCATTGTTGATATTATCCCTCAGAATAATATCCTTTTCCTCATCCGGGGTCAGTTCCGAATAAAGAATAACGGGCACATCGGCAAGTTTCAGCTTTCTTGCAGCCTTCAAGCGTTGGTTTCCTGCCAATACCACCAGTTTACCGTCACGCTCCATAACCGCCAAAGGTCGGTGTTTCCAAAAGCCGTTTATCTTTATGGAATCCACCAGCCTTTCAAAGTCATTCTTCGTAATGGTACGTGGATTTTCAGGCAACAAAACCAGCTCCGAAACTTTCTTGTATGTAATCTCACTACATTTCATTCTCAACCTCCGTTTCGTCTTTGGTTTCGTCATTCTCCGAAGAATGGGAATCCGGCATTAATTGTTCCTCATCATCTTCTACACAGAAGCCCTTTCTAAAAAGTTCACAGAACTTCACAAAGCGGTAACGCCTGCGGTACTTCACATATACCAGCTTTGCACCTACGGAATCTTTGCCAATGGCATAGAAAGAACCCCGGTAATCAACGGGCAATGACACCGCACCATAGATACTAACCGAATCATCGGACACGCTCGTAATGGTTGCGTGCCTATCGTATTTGCCATTGATATAAACGTGTATCTTTTCCCCTTGCTTCAAATGCTCTTTTGGGGCAAACCTCCAAAAGTTCCTACCTATATACTCGGTCATGAGCAACAAGGCTAAAAAAAACAGCGTTAATCCGATAAGAATATACATACCCATAGCTTATTTGTTTACTTGGTGAATCATATTGCAAATATACTAAATATGCGTTTACTAAACACATATTTAACCGTAAAAAGAATACTAAAAGCCATAAACCAACATTGCACCATCACGTCCATGCTCATTTGTCTGTTTTTGCCATCCAGTCAAAGCCTTAAACCGTTCTTGTGTCAGCTTGGTTACATTGCGTTTCGGGGCAACCATTTCATACTCCACGCCCAACTCTTTTAGATAATCATCCCATATAGAGGCATCCCGTTTCACAGAGCCTACACCTTGCAACTTCTTACGTTCCATTTCACGGCTCATACGCTCCGTTCCGAACCACGTTCTTTGCCGGGGGTCTTCCACCCTTACAATCACTTTGTCACCTATACCAGCCTTATACTCATCATACAAGGAACGTACACGCTCCATCGCTTTATGTATAGGCAAAGAGCATACTTGAAGTAGGGAACGCTGCTTGCTATCCCAAACAGCGAACCCGGTATTTACACCCGTATCAATCCCTACATAAATCATTATTCAGCCTCCATTTCTCCGTTGGGAATCTGATACAGAATAACGCCCTTAATCTCGTTTGCTTCGGCTCTATCTCCGAAAATCTGAGCCATCATAAGGTTATTAGGCAGATACTTGTACCTCACCTCTTTAATGAGCGGCAAACCTATCGGGGCTTCACTTATCACGTGCAACGTCCATAGCCCATCCTCTTTAGATATGGTTACAAAGGCA
This window contains:
- a CDS encoding DUF4417 domain-containing protein, which produces MKCSEITYKKVSELVLLPENPRTITKNDFERLVDSIKINGFWKHRPLAVMERDGKLVVLAGNQRLKAARKLKLADVPVILYSELTPDEEKDIILRDNINNGDWAYNALQMDEFWKDVDFGFIGLDFPSDDEKPGKGKKKAAKEAEETEADQSTEEEMDDEEQSEEEAEKESFYRSMFKDVLYESDNVFEIPNLLLDMQAGKVELPLSPWGANSRLRKDVATYHFYVDDYRFEALFKDPINLLTSGCKAVVEPNCSCHDQTPVAWGIQLIYKKRWLSRYFQECGIKVYADLNVSHKFIEYNKMGIPKGYNAFFTRGLDGWMESLKSDLQVAQEISGLEKPNLIVYGGGTEIQKFCREHGLLYVTDFINAKKK